The DNA sequence ACCAACTCCAAGGTCTTGTCATTGGAGTTCCTTTCCTGTCCTTGGAGGCACCTTCATCGGAGCATTCTTATCAGTACAATGAAATGTTCTGTCCATTCGATGGATCGTCGCGAAAGTTGAAAAAAAGTAGGCATTCGTATCGAAGCAGCTGTCCCTTTTGGACGTTTAGTTAATTCGAAACATCTATCTGAACTCTGACCTGTCTGGTTCCGACATTGCAGATAAGGTGAATTTGGTGCTTCATAGGATGAACAAGCTCGGGAAGAAAGCAGATATTCTTGCGCGTGGCGTTCGAGAACATGGTACTAACAATTCTTTTCTTATGACCACAATTTTTGGTATTCACTTAATATGTCCTAATATTCAAGGCTCTTTATTTTGGAGGATCAAGAAACATTACATCTTTTGAGGTCAATTTAGCGCAAAAATGTTCATATGACCTACGCACTAAACTGGTTTTCTCATGGTTTTGTGACGGAACTGCAGTGAGCCTAAGTCCCAAGATTACGAAAACAGTAGAAGGAAAGTTGAGAATTGGGGCAAGAGTTCTTCAACTTGGAGGAATGGATAAGGTGTTCATGGACTTATTTAATGTCGGAGATGGCGAAAGGCTGATGAAGACCTTTCAATGCTATTTGTCGACCTCAAGCGGTCCGATAGGAGGTCTCCTCTTTATCTCCAATGAGAGAGTGGCCTTTTGCAGCGACAGATGTATAAAACTGGTTTCTCCGGATGGAGAAACAACCAAAGTCCATTACAAGGTAACTTCGCTCATGTTGCAAAATCACTATATTTTCTGTCAATAATCTATTTGCTGGTCTCTATTGCTATGTCGAACCGGATGCTAATCTGtcttttttaaatatcttttccAGGTGATGATCCCGCTTAGAAAGATAAAGatggaaaatgagaaagagaactTGGAGAAGCCGTCGCAGAAATACATACAGATTGTAACAGTAGATAATTTCGATTTCTGGTTCATGGGATTCTTGAACTATCAGAAAACACTAAAGCATCTCCGGCGGGCAATTTCTCAAACGTAGGCTGTTTCAAGCCGATTTGAAGAGatactttttcatcttttagttCTTCTGTGTCAGATATATGTACAACTAGGAATTGTCAACATTGTGAAAAAGTTGTCAATGAGGAAATGCTGTTAAATCCAATGTCCTCTCTCTAGCAGCTTTCGAAGACGACATTCTAATTGGAATACTTGCTGTGAGAAAAATTGACGGGCAGTTTAAACTTTGTGAAACTATCTTGATTAGCTGCCCGAGAAGAtggttatctttctttttttctggtgTCATTCTATTTGCTCTGTCATTTATCGCGGAATCATTAGATAGCACAAAAGCATTGAAAATATAATTCCTCGCCGTACTAGCTCTTTCTGTCCGGCTTCAACTGGATGACCGTTTGCCACCCTGACTCTCTGGTACGCATCTTCAAATCATTGCAATCGAAATGGTATCTGAAAAGTTACAGGATCACGAAGATGATCCTATTTTGAATCAGATAAAGCAGCATCCAACATCCATCCTAGAAATTTCCACCCGATCATGCTTCTGTTTCTCTTCTTGATGATCCATCCACGAATCATCAAGTAGAAACGTGTGATTGCTTGTCAACTTCTCCAAATGTTAAAGTTAACCTGTTGAATGCATCCGCAATGTGACAGGACTGAGAATTTTTGCACTGAGTAATGCACCAACCATCCTAGACAGTAGACACAAGACTGGTTTTTGTGCAAAGAAGAGAATGTTATGCTGCAGACTTAACATGAAAACAGAAGCTTCCTTCAGGATCAGTGTTACAGATTAGTATGGTGCCAGGTAACACATTCTGTTCTTTGTGCTTGTGAGCAAACAGACTGCTTGATGTGACTGGTACTTTTCAAAGTAATGTAGGTAATTTCTCCAATGGGTTATTTGGCATCTCACTCGAGATACTGTCCGCTTTGACCTGTCTGGTGTCgaatctcatgattttatcttttggcGTGCTTTTTCGAGGAAGTCACCTGTTGTGGTGAGCACGTCTAATATTAGAGTTACAATGAGTCGTCGCGTAAAAAATGCTCTCTCCTATTTGATATTCAGTTCCGTTTATTCTTATCCTGTTCGTCATCCTAGAAGTCTGTGAGGATCCGCTCCTTGCCCAGACCATCTTGCCTCCGCGATCGCCCTCTGCCCACGTTGGACTTGGTACATGTCAGTAAACTCGGTAACATCTGTATAGTTGCCGCCGGTAACTTTACTGAATCAGGGATTGACAGAAGAAAATTGTTCAGGCCGTCCGATCAATCCTGACGACAACTTTACTGAATCAGGGATTGACAGAAGAAAATTGTTCAGGCCATCCGATCAATCCTGACGACGCCAAACATGAGCTGACAAAATTAATGAGGGAGGAGAGCCTCTCTTTGCCTGTTTTTGAAGGGATGCACATGTATGAATCGGCTCCTAGGATGTATATGATGTTCAGATTGAAGAAAGGAACAAATCCTAAGAGGTCAAAAACAAAGATCCAAAATTATGACCAACGAGACTCTTCAGTTAACTGCATCGCCACGTTCAT is a window from the Rhodamnia argentea isolate NSW1041297 chromosome 8, ASM2092103v1, whole genome shotgun sequence genome containing:
- the LOC115735439 gene encoding GEM-like protein 4, with product MKNQLQGLVIGVPFLSLEAPSSEHSYQYNEMFCPFDGSSRKLKKNKVNLVLHRMNKLGKKADILARGVREHVSLSPKITKTVEGKLRIGARVLQLGGMDKVFMDLFNVGDGERLMKTFQCYLSTSSGPIGGLLFISNERVAFCSDRCIKLVSPDGETTKVHYKVMIPLRKIKMENEKENLEKPSQKYIQIVTVDNFDFWFMGFLNYQKTLKHLRRAISQT